The Kaistia defluvii genome has a segment encoding these proteins:
- a CDS encoding AraC family transcriptional regulator, which produces MADPLAEIVTLLQPGAPFSKIARASGAWRVQRTEVGQVYYGLMISGSARLEVGGKPAIILRQGDFVLVPAIQDFTMSSLDPAPPAGLYSQPVMQADGTARIGSPDAPVEVEQLIGYCRFGSPDATLLVALLPDIVVVRGESRLGILATLVAEEARASRPARDVVLARLLEVLLIEAFRSTGERTASPGVLRGMGDDRLVVALRCMHADPARAWTVAELAREAGLSRSTFFTRFQREVGRPPMDYLTDWRITLAKDLLRRGRSLAEVAQRIGYGSTSAFSVAFSRQVGKPPARYAEELGFAAG; this is translated from the coding sequence ATGGCCGACCCCCTCGCCGAGATCGTCACCTTGCTCCAGCCGGGCGCGCCCTTTTCCAAGATCGCCCGGGCGTCCGGCGCCTGGCGGGTGCAGCGGACGGAGGTGGGGCAGGTCTATTACGGGCTGATGATCTCAGGCAGCGCCCGGCTGGAGGTCGGTGGCAAGCCGGCGATCATCCTGCGGCAGGGCGATTTCGTGTTGGTGCCGGCGATCCAGGATTTCACCATGTCGAGCCTCGACCCGGCGCCCCCGGCGGGGCTCTACAGCCAGCCCGTGATGCAGGCGGATGGAACCGCCCGCATCGGCTCGCCGGACGCGCCGGTCGAGGTCGAGCAGCTGATCGGCTATTGCCGGTTCGGATCGCCAGACGCCACCCTGCTGGTCGCCCTGCTGCCCGATATCGTCGTCGTTCGGGGAGAAAGCCGGTTGGGCATCCTGGCGACACTGGTGGCGGAGGAAGCCCGTGCCAGCCGCCCGGCGCGCGATGTCGTGCTGGCCCGGCTGCTCGAAGTGCTGCTGATCGAAGCGTTCCGATCCACCGGCGAGAGGACGGCCAGCCCCGGTGTGTTGCGGGGCATGGGCGACGACCGGCTGGTCGTGGCCCTGCGCTGCATGCATGCGGATCCGGCCCGCGCCTGGACCGTCGCGGAACTGGCGAGGGAAGCAGGCCTCTCCCGCTCGACCTTCTTCACGCGATTCCAACGGGAAGTCGGCAGGCCGCCGATGGACTATCTGACGGACTGGAGGATCACGCTTGCCAAAGACCTGCTGCGCCGGGGCCGCAGCCTTGCCGAAGTGGCGCAACGCATCGGCTATGGCTCGACCAGCGCCTTCAGCGTCGCCTTTTCGCGCCAGGTCGGCAAGCCGCCGGCGCGCTATGCCGAGGAACTGGGCTTCGCGGCAGGCTAG
- a CDS encoding TIGR02300 family protein → MAKAELGTKRVDPETGKKFYDLNKDPIVSPFTGVSYPRSFFESGPAKARPANVTDDEDEEVEDDVAKGAEFVSLEEADEEASGGAVVVESDDDDVEIVDDEADDVFIEDEEEEGDDVADIIGGVEDEES, encoded by the coding sequence GTGGCGAAAGCGGAACTCGGCACCAAGCGGGTCGACCCGGAGACGGGCAAGAAGTTCTACGACCTGAACAAAGACCCAATCGTTTCGCCCTTCACGGGCGTTTCGTATCCCCGCTCCTTCTTCGAGAGCGGACCGGCCAAGGCGCGTCCGGCCAATGTGACGGACGATGAGGACGAAGAGGTCGAGGACGACGTCGCCAAGGGCGCCGAGTTCGTCAGCCTCGAGGAAGCCGATGAAGAGGCTTCCGGCGGCGCCGTTGTGGTCGAGAGCGATGACGACGACGTCGAGATCGTCGACGACGAAGCCGATGACGTCTTCATCGAGGACGAGGAAGAGGAAGGCGACGACGTGGCCGACATCATCGGTGGCGTCGAGGACGAGGAGTCCTGA
- a CDS encoding SDR family oxidoreductase translates to MKTVMITGCSSGFGLEIARYFLDRDWSVIATMRTPRDGILPPSDRLRILPLDVTDAASIAAAIEAAGPVDVLVNNAGIGWLNALEGTPMQVARELFETNTFGTMAMIQAILPQFRQRRSGIIVNVTSSVTLKPLLLLSAYTASKAAVNAFTESLALELAAFDLRAHLVLPGRAPDTSFATTARGRITGEGGFPEPYDDLVQAVMARFQQPDDAITTSLDVAEAVWRAATDANAPMRIPAGADAVALSPGA, encoded by the coding sequence ATGAAGACCGTGATGATCACCGGCTGCTCGTCGGGCTTCGGCCTCGAGATCGCGCGTTATTTCCTCGACCGTGACTGGAGCGTGATCGCGACCATGCGCACCCCGCGAGACGGCATCCTGCCGCCATCGGACCGGTTGCGTATCCTGCCGCTCGACGTGACGGATGCTGCCAGCATCGCCGCTGCCATCGAGGCTGCTGGTCCGGTCGACGTCCTCGTCAACAATGCCGGAATCGGCTGGCTCAATGCACTGGAAGGCACGCCGATGCAGGTGGCGCGTGAACTCTTCGAGACGAACACGTTTGGCACGATGGCCATGATCCAGGCCATCCTGCCTCAGTTCCGGCAGCGGCGGTCGGGCATCATCGTCAACGTCACTTCCAGCGTCACGCTGAAGCCGCTTCTGCTGCTCTCTGCCTATACGGCCAGCAAGGCGGCCGTGAACGCCTTCACCGAAAGCCTCGCGCTGGAACTGGCCGCCTTCGACCTGCGCGCGCATCTCGTCCTGCCGGGGCGCGCTCCCGACACGAGTTTCGCGACGACCGCGCGCGGCCGGATCACCGGCGAGGGCGGCTTCCCGGAGCCGTATGACGATCTCGTGCAGGCTGTGATGGCCCGCTTCCAGCAGCCTGATGACGCCATCACGACGTCGCTGGACGTCGCCGAGGCGGTCTGGCGCGCGGCGACCGATGCCAACGCGCCGATGCGCATCCCGGCCGGCGCCGACGCGGTCGCCCTGTCGCCCGGCGCATAG
- the aroA gene encoding 3-phosphoshikimate 1-carboxyvinyltransferase, whose protein sequence is MPSMSPSPAPLVAASARPLQGRVRVPGDKSISHRALMLGALAIGETTIDGLLEGDDVLATAAAMRAFGAIVTRTEPGRWRVRGVGVGGFLEPEDCIDFGNSGTGARLAMGLVASQAISVTFTGDASLRARPMGRILDPLRRMGVQVLARSKDRLPLTLKGPDITLPIEYRVPVPSARVKSAVLFAGLNTPGITTIIEPTPTRDHTERLLERFGAALEIDRNEDGERVVRLEGRRDLKAQPLVIPGDPSSAAFLIVAALLIDGSDLTIESMLLNPMRIGLIETLVEMGGAIEIDNRRTVGGEAVGDVRVRASRLRGVVVPAERAPSMIDEYPALAIAAAFAEGVTVMNGISELRLKESDRIAALAAGLGANGVTVEEGPESLAVTGGAARIGGGTVATRLDHRIAISFLVLGLAGHAPVTIDDSRAIDTHFPEFQALMNGLGAHFERAEPAAA, encoded by the coding sequence ATGCCATCCATGTCCCCATCGCCCGCCCCCCTGGTCGCGGCTTCTGCCCGCCCGCTTCAGGGGCGCGTCCGCGTGCCGGGCGACAAGTCGATTTCGCATCGTGCGCTGATGTTGGGGGCGCTGGCAATCGGCGAAACGACGATCGACGGACTGCTGGAAGGCGACGATGTCCTGGCCACCGCGGCGGCCATGCGCGCCTTCGGCGCCATCGTGACGCGGACCGAGCCCGGCCGCTGGCGGGTGCGCGGCGTCGGCGTCGGCGGCTTCCTGGAACCGGAAGACTGCATCGACTTCGGCAATTCGGGCACCGGCGCCCGGCTTGCCATGGGCCTGGTCGCCAGCCAGGCGATCAGCGTCACCTTCACCGGCGACGCATCGCTGCGCGCCCGGCCGATGGGCCGCATCCTCGATCCGCTTCGCCGCATGGGCGTGCAGGTGCTGGCCCGCTCGAAGGACCGCCTGCCTTTGACCCTCAAGGGCCCCGACATCACGCTGCCGATCGAATATCGCGTGCCGGTGCCGTCGGCGCGGGTCAAATCGGCCGTGCTGTTCGCCGGCCTCAACACGCCCGGCATCACCACGATCATCGAACCAACCCCGACGCGCGACCACACCGAGCGGCTGCTCGAACGGTTTGGCGCGGCGCTCGAGATCGATCGCAACGAGGATGGCGAGCGGGTGGTCCGGCTGGAGGGCCGCCGCGATCTCAAGGCGCAACCCCTCGTCATTCCCGGCGATCCGAGCTCGGCCGCTTTCCTGATCGTCGCGGCGCTACTGATCGACGGTTCGGACCTGACGATCGAATCCATGCTGCTGAACCCGATGCGCATCGGTCTGATCGAGACGCTGGTCGAGATGGGCGGCGCCATCGAGATCGACAATCGCCGCACCGTCGGCGGCGAGGCGGTGGGCGACGTGCGCGTGCGGGCAAGCCGCTTGCGCGGCGTCGTCGTGCCGGCGGAGCGCGCGCCCTCGATGATCGACGAATATCCGGCGCTGGCGATCGCCGCCGCCTTCGCCGAAGGGGTCACCGTGATGAACGGCATCAGCGAGCTCCGGCTGAAGGAGTCCGACCGGATCGCGGCGCTGGCCGCCGGCCTTGGCGCCAATGGCGTCACCGTCGAGGAGGGGCCGGAATCGCTCGCCGTCACCGGCGGCGCGGCGCGGATCGGCGGCGGCACGGTCGCCACCCGGCTCGACCACCGCATCGCGATCAGCTTCCTGGTGCTGGGCCTCGCCGGGCACGCCCCCGTGACGATCGACGATTCCCGGGCGATCGACACCCACTTCCCTGAATTCCAGGCCCTGATGAACGGGCTTGGCGCGCATTTCGAAAGGGCGGAGCCCGCCGCAGCATGA